A portion of the Falsibacillus albus genome contains these proteins:
- a CDS encoding glycosyltransferase family 1 protein, whose translation MGMPIRILHIVVNMNRGGAENLIMNLYRKMDRSKIQFDFLTCKSGVFDSEINQLGGKIHRIPYISEIGHFKYSKRLREFFAENKEYWIVHSHLDKMSGLVLRAAEKAKIPIRIAHSHNTMSEGGALTKCYKWLMGCYVHHNSSHRLACSEKASKWLFGKTESMILKNGIDGQKYRFSHQNRNRIRKELDIGEDTFVVGHVGRFCHQKNHVFIINIFREIVKLKANSILLLAGGGPLQDAIEKKVNRLNLGGKVKFLGIRGDVNDLLHAFDLLLFPSHHEGLPLALVEAQASGLPCLISDVISNEVDLGAGLIQYERLTTPPKEWAVHALAMKKRLSDINDLIKLKGYDINLSAGWLESFYLQIHPWKEQ comes from the coding sequence ATGGGCATGCCAATAAGAATACTGCATATCGTCGTTAATATGAATCGTGGCGGTGCAGAAAATTTAATCATGAATTTATATCGAAAGATGGATCGATCAAAGATTCAATTCGATTTTCTTACCTGCAAAAGCGGGGTATTTGATTCAGAAATAAATCAACTTGGAGGAAAAATCCATCGCATCCCCTATATATCGGAAATAGGCCATTTTAAATATTCTAAACGATTAAGAGAGTTTTTCGCAGAAAACAAGGAGTATTGGATTGTCCATTCCCATTTGGACAAGATGAGCGGACTTGTTCTCAGGGCTGCTGAAAAAGCGAAAATTCCGATCAGGATCGCCCATAGCCATAATACGATGAGCGAAGGCGGGGCATTGACCAAATGTTATAAATGGTTGATGGGGTGCTATGTGCATCATAATTCATCCCATCGGCTTGCTTGTTCTGAAAAAGCTTCTAAATGGCTATTCGGAAAGACTGAGTCAATGATTTTGAAGAATGGAATCGATGGTCAAAAATACCGTTTCTCCCATCAAAACAGGAATAGAATCAGGAAAGAGCTTGATATCGGGGAAGATACATTTGTCGTTGGTCATGTAGGAAGGTTCTGCCATCAAAAAAATCATGTCTTTATCATTAATATTTTTCGTGAAATCGTCAAGTTGAAAGCAAATTCAATACTTCTGTTGGCAGGAGGCGGTCCATTACAGGATGCTATTGAAAAAAAGGTAAACCGGTTGAATCTTGGTGGGAAAGTCAAATTCTTGGGGATTAGGGGCGATGTCAATGATTTGCTTCATGCATTTGATTTACTATTGTTCCCCTCACATCATGAAGGGCTTCCATTGGCACTTGTGGAGGCTCAGGCATCCGGGCTTCCATGCCTTATATCTGATGTGATCTCTAACGAAGTGGATTTGGGTGCAGGTCTGATTCAATATGAAAGATTAACTACCCCCCCTAAAGAATGGGCTGTCCATGCATTGGCTATGAAAAAACGATTATCTGATATTAATGACCTTATTAAACTAAAAGGTTATGACATCAATTTATCAGCTGGCTGGCTGGAATCGTTCTATTTACAAATTCATCCATGGAAGGAGCAATGA